The Parashewanella spongiae genome has a window encoding:
- a CDS encoding death domain-containing protein: MALSTVLQTEPSNSLVEYLKGLGDIEITTKTELYFDSGTGHKFEVLFKCTHCDSPLYRFYKFTDHKCHNFASNDSHKKVFSKEADNKKVPPAIRTTIKTAQNYLEIVIDFYQINQQQNQQQNQQKTIVMTFHELNGTRELTAVLFCHKCNLKTSDLGDFRLKKCTSNTPFTNQAKEINIAQIDIRTLDVAMINIIELFECASEKYQFLGMELGLKSAQIKEVETSILFHNDVSRMTQVLSVWEQCGEQSPTFYQLIAAAENQGENMLAQNLLKLLKSVKL, encoded by the coding sequence GTGGCGTTATCAACTGTTCTGCAAACCGAACCCTCAAATTCCCTTGTAGAATACCTGAAAGGTTTGGGTGATATAGAGATTACTACTAAAACGGAGCTATATTTTGATAGTGGAACAGGGCATAAGTTTGAGGTTTTATTTAAGTGCACTCACTGCGACTCACCTCTCTACCGCTTTTACAAATTCACTGATCATAAGTGCCATAATTTTGCGTCTAATGATTCACACAAAAAAGTGTTTTCAAAAGAGGCAGACAATAAAAAAGTTCCGCCTGCCATTAGGACGACTATTAAGACGGCTCAAAATTACTTGGAAATAGTGATTGATTTCTACCAAATAAACCAACAACAAAACCAACAACAAAACCAACAAAAAACAATAGTCATGACTTTCCATGAACTGAATGGAACACGTGAACTTACAGCGGTTTTGTTTTGTCACAAATGCAATCTTAAAACGAGTGATCTGGGTGATTTCAGGCTGAAAAAGTGTACTAGTAACACCCCTTTTACCAATCAAGCTAAAGAAATAAATATTGCCCAAATAGACATCAGGACACTAGATGTCGCAATGATAAATATTATTGAACTATTTGAATGTGCGTCGGAAAAATATCAATTTCTGGGTATGGAGCTTGGTCTAAAATCAGCTCAGATTAAAGAGGTTGAAACAAGTATCCTTTTTCATAATGATGTATCTAGGATGACGCAAGTATTAAGTGTTTGGGAGCAATGTGGAGAACAATCTCCAACCTTTTATCAACTCATCGCAGCCGCTGAAAATCAGGGTGAAAATATGCTTGCGCAAAATCTGTTAAAACTACTTAAAAGCGTTAAGTTATAA